One region of Yersinia bercovieri ATCC 43970 genomic DNA includes:
- the panE gene encoding 2-dehydropantoate 2-reductase — protein sequence MKITVLGCGALGQLWLSALYQQGHDVQGWLRVPQPFCSVNVIMLNGEAFNQNLPTNDPEHLSKSELLLVCLKAWQVSSAVTALLSKLNPKCHILLLHNGMGTQEELPRDEHIFLHGVTTHAARRDGNTIVHVASGITHIGPLSPVTMEITHLADLLHQALPDVAWHNDISSACWQKLAVNCVINPLTGLYNCRNGDLQRYPELIERLCAEVASVMEMEGYHTSTDSLLSYVNNIIQSTADNTSSLLQDLRCQRHTEIDYITGYLLRRARSHGMTLPENTRLYDLIKRKENEYERIGAGLPGSW from the coding sequence ATGAAAATTACTGTGCTTGGTTGCGGAGCTTTAGGGCAATTATGGCTATCAGCGCTCTACCAGCAAGGCCATGATGTACAAGGCTGGCTTCGTGTGCCGCAGCCCTTTTGTTCGGTCAATGTCATCATGCTAAACGGCGAGGCATTCAACCAAAACCTGCCGACTAACGATCCCGAGCATTTGTCGAAAAGTGAACTGCTGCTAGTCTGCTTAAAGGCGTGGCAGGTCTCCAGTGCAGTGACCGCGTTGCTATCTAAGCTTAACCCTAAATGCCATATTTTACTGTTACATAACGGCATGGGAACACAGGAGGAGCTACCTCGGGATGAGCATATTTTCCTGCACGGTGTGACCACCCATGCTGCGCGTCGGGACGGCAACACGATTGTCCATGTCGCCAGCGGCATTACCCATATTGGCCCGCTGTCGCCAGTGACGATGGAGATAACACATCTGGCCGATCTCCTGCATCAGGCACTGCCGGATGTCGCCTGGCATAACGATATTTCATCTGCCTGTTGGCAAAAACTGGCGGTAAATTGCGTGATTAATCCGCTGACCGGCCTATATAACTGCCGCAATGGTGATTTGCAGCGCTACCCTGAGCTTATCGAACGTTTGTGCGCCGAGGTTGCCAGCGTGATGGAGATGGAGGGCTATCATACTTCAACAGATAGCCTGCTCAGTTATGTTAACAATATCATCCAAAGCACGGCTGATAACACCTCTTCGCTGTTGCAGGATTTACGCTGCCAGCGGCACACCGAGATAGATTACATCACCGGCTATTTACTGCGCCGTGCGCGTAGTCATGGCATGACACTGCCAGAAAATACCCGGCTATATGACTTAATTAAACGTAAGGAAAATGAGTATGAGCGTATCGGCGCTGGTTTGCCTGGCTCCTGGTAG
- a CDS encoding YajQ family cyclic di-GMP-binding protein → MPSFDIVSEIDMQEVRNAVENATRDLANRWDFRNVPASFELNEKNESIKVVSESDFQVEQLLDILRAQLTKRGIEGAALEIPEEMDRSGKTYSVEAKLKQGIESVQAKKLVKLIKDSKLKVQAQIQGEQVRVTGKARDDLQGVMALIRGADLGQPFQFNNFRD, encoded by the coding sequence ATGCCATCTTTCGACATTGTATCTGAAATCGATATGCAGGAAGTGCGTAACGCCGTTGAAAACGCCACCCGTGATCTGGCAAACCGTTGGGATTTTCGTAATGTTCCGGCGAGTTTTGAGTTAAATGAGAAGAACGAAAGCATCAAAGTGGTCAGCGAATCTGATTTTCAGGTTGAACAACTGCTGGATATTTTACGTGCTCAACTGACCAAGCGTGGGATTGAAGGTGCGGCACTGGAGATCCCGGAAGAGATGGATCGCAGTGGTAAAACCTACAGTGTGGAAGCCAAGCTGAAACAAGGGATTGAAAGTGTGCAGGCCAAGAAGCTGGTTAAGCTGATTAAAGATAGCAAGCTGAAGGTTCAGGCACAGATTCAGGGCGAGCAAGTTCGGGTAACCGGCAAAGCGCGTGATGATTTACAGGGTGTAATGGCACTGATTCGCGGCGCTGATCTGGGCCAACCATTTCAGTTCAATAACTTCCGCGACTGA
- a CDS encoding MFS transporter translates to MNDNKMTPLELRATWGLGTVFSLRMLGMFMVLPVLTTYGMALSGASEALIGIAIGIYGLAQAIFQIPFGLVSDRIGRKPLIVGGLLIFALGSVIAALSDSIWGIILGRALQGSGAIAAAVMALLSDLTREQNRTKAMAFIGVSFGVTFAIAMVLGPIVTHAFGLQALFWAIAILALLGIVITLAVVPDADSHVLNRESSIVKGSVSKVLNNSRLLKLNFGIMCLHILLMSSFVALPQIMASAGLAPAQHWIVYLVTMLVSFAAVVPFIIYAEVKRRMKQVFMGCVAVLFAAEVVLWSAGQQLWMIIAGVQLFFIAFNVMEAILPSLISKESPAGYKGTAMGIYSTSQFIGVAIGGSLGGVIFGMGGASMVFAAGAVIALLWFAVSATMQEPPYVSSLRITLSELAVKESALEERIKAQPGVTEAVVVTAERSAYVKVDTKKTNRSQLEQLVNAI, encoded by the coding sequence ATGAACGATAATAAAATGACCCCACTAGAGCTGCGGGCTACCTGGGGGTTGGGGACAGTATTCTCACTGCGCATGCTAGGCATGTTTATGGTTTTGCCGGTACTCACCACCTACGGCATGGCACTTTCTGGTGCCAGTGAAGCACTAATTGGCATTGCGATTGGTATTTACGGTTTGGCTCAAGCCATTTTTCAGATCCCGTTCGGGCTGGTTTCCGATCGTATTGGTCGTAAACCACTCATCGTCGGTGGCTTGCTAATATTTGCCTTAGGCAGTGTCATTGCCGCACTAAGTGATTCTATTTGGGGCATTATTCTTGGTCGCGCATTACAGGGTTCCGGGGCAATTGCGGCGGCAGTGATGGCATTGCTATCAGATCTGACCCGTGAGCAAAATCGCACAAAAGCCATGGCGTTTATCGGTGTCAGTTTTGGTGTCACCTTTGCTATCGCGATGGTACTCGGCCCCATCGTCACCCACGCTTTTGGCCTGCAAGCCCTGTTCTGGGCAATTGCCATACTGGCGCTGTTAGGCATTGTCATTACGTTAGCCGTAGTACCGGACGCCGATAGCCATGTGCTTAATCGTGAATCCAGCATCGTAAAAGGCAGCGTGAGCAAAGTGCTCAACAATAGTCGGCTGCTTAAACTTAATTTTGGCATCATGTGCCTGCATATTTTGTTGATGTCGAGCTTTGTGGCATTACCGCAGATTATGGCTAGTGCAGGATTAGCGCCAGCTCAGCACTGGATTGTCTATCTGGTCACCATGTTGGTTTCATTCGCCGCCGTGGTTCCGTTCATTATTTATGCTGAAGTCAAACGCCGGATGAAGCAGGTCTTTATGGGCTGTGTGGCAGTGTTGTTTGCCGCAGAAGTAGTGCTGTGGTCAGCTGGGCAACAGTTGTGGATGATCATTGCTGGCGTGCAGTTATTTTTCATTGCTTTCAATGTGATGGAGGCAATACTGCCATCATTAATCAGCAAAGAGTCTCCCGCCGGTTATAAAGGTACAGCAATGGGGATTTACTCCACCAGCCAATTTATTGGCGTCGCCATCGGCGGTAGTTTGGGTGGTGTGATATTTGGTATGGGAGGGGCAAGTATGGTGTTTGCCGCGGGTGCAGTTATCGCACTACTATGGTTTGCGGTCAGCGCCACCATGCAAGAACCACCTTATGTCAGTAGCCTGCGAATCACATTGTCAGAGTTGGCGGTGAAAGAGTCGGCATTGGAAGAGCGCATCAAGGCTCAGCCCGGCGTAACCGAAGCTGTAGTGGTGACAGCGGAGCGCAGCGCCTACGTCAAAGTGGATACCAAAAAAACCAATCGCAGTCAGCTTGAGCAGTTAGTCAACGCAATATAA
- a CDS encoding cytochrome o ubiquinol oxidase subunit IV has product MSHPTSSHPTTTHGGASHGSLKSYLIGFILSVILTVIPFAMVMSGTASHTTILATVVGLAVVQIIVHLVYFLHMNGSSEERWNLVAFLFTAMIIAIVVVGSLWIMYNLNINMMVD; this is encoded by the coding sequence ATGAGTCATCCAACATCGAGTCACCCAACAACGACTCACGGTGGAGCCAGCCACGGTAGCTTGAAGTCATACCTTATTGGCTTCATTCTGTCGGTCATTCTGACAGTGATTCCATTTGCGATGGTGATGAGCGGTACTGCCTCTCATACCACTATTCTGGCCACAGTGGTCGGTTTAGCCGTTGTGCAGATTATCGTACATTTAGTGTACTTCCTGCACATGAATGGATCGTCCGAAGAGCGTTGGAATCTGGTGGCGTTCCTGTTCACCGCTATGATTATTGCAATCGTTGTTGTGGGCTCACTCTGGATTATGTACAACCTCAACATCAATATGATGGTTGACTGA
- a CDS encoding cytochrome o ubiquinol oxidase subunit III, translating to MSTETLTNHNVAHVEHGHHDAGATKVFGFWIYLMSDCILFATLFATYAVLVNGTAGGPSGKDIFDLNFVLVETFLLLFSSITYGVAMLGMNKGNKNQVNTWLGLTFLFGLGFVAMEIYEFHHLIAEGYGPDRSAFLSSFFALVATHGIHVTAGLVWIIIMMIQVAKRGLNEMNRTRLMCLSLFWHFLDVVWICVFTVVYLLGAM from the coding sequence ATGTCAACTGAAACTCTGACTAACCATAACGTCGCCCATGTAGAGCATGGGCATCACGATGCAGGAGCCACCAAAGTATTCGGCTTCTGGATCTACCTGATGAGCGACTGTATTTTGTTTGCGACTCTGTTCGCAACCTATGCAGTGTTGGTAAACGGGACCGCTGGCGGTCCTTCAGGCAAGGATATCTTCGACTTGAACTTTGTTCTGGTCGAAACCTTCCTGTTGCTGTTCAGTAGCATTACTTACGGCGTCGCTATGCTGGGCATGAATAAAGGCAATAAAAACCAGGTGAATACCTGGTTGGGTCTGACATTCCTGTTCGGTCTGGGCTTTGTGGCAATGGAAATCTATGAATTCCATCACCTGATTGCTGAAGGCTACGGCCCGGATCGCAGTGCGTTCCTGTCCAGCTTCTTCGCGCTGGTTGCCACCCACGGTATTCACGTTACCGCTGGCTTGGTTTGGATCATCATTATGATGATTCAAGTAGCAAAACGCGGCCTGAATGAAATGAACCGAACCCGCCTGATGTGTCTGAGCTTGTTCTGGCACTTCCTGGATGTGGTTTGGATCTGCGTATTCACCGTTGTCTATCTGTTAGGAGCCATGTAA
- the cyoB gene encoding cytochrome o ubiquinol oxidase subunit I produces the protein MLGKLTLDAVPLHEPIIMVTVAAIVLGGLALVALLTYFGKWKWLWSEWLTSVDHKKIGIMYILVAMVMLLRGFADAIMMRSQQALASAGEAGFLPPHHYDQIFTAHGVIMIFFMAMPFVVGLMNVVVPLQIGARDVAFPFLNSLSFWFFVVGVVLINISLGVGEFAQTGWLAYPPLSGKEYNPGVGVDYWIWSLQISGLGTLLTGVNFFATILKMRAPGMSMMKMPVFTWAALCTNILIIVSFPILTVTVALLTLDRYLGTHFFTNDMGGNMMMYINLIWAWGHPEVYILVLPVFGVFSEVTATFSRKRLFGYTSLVWATIAITVLSFIVWLHHFFTMGSGANVNAFFGIATMIISIPTGVKIFNWLFTMYQGRIQLNSAMLWTVGFIITFSIGGMTGVLLAVPGANFVLHNSLFLIAHFHNVIIGGVVFGCFAGLTYWWPKSFGFTLNEKWGIRAFWFWIIGFFVAFMPLYVLGFMGMTRRLSQDINPEFHPMLMVAAGGAALIACGILCQVIQVFVSIRDREQNRDLTGDPWGGRTLEWSTSSPPPFYNFAVVPVVTDRDEFWDMKEKGEAYKRPAKYEEIHMPRNTGAGVIIAGFSLIFGFAMIWYIWWLAIVGFVGMIVTWIVKSFDEDVDYYVPVAEVERIEDLHHEQISKAGVNHVN, from the coding sequence ATGTTGGGAAAATTAACACTTGATGCGGTTCCGCTACACGAACCAATCATTATGGTTACCGTTGCTGCAATCGTTCTAGGCGGACTGGCACTTGTCGCCCTCCTGACCTATTTCGGCAAATGGAAGTGGTTATGGAGCGAATGGCTGACCTCTGTTGACCATAAAAAAATCGGTATCATGTACATTTTGGTCGCCATGGTCATGCTTTTGCGTGGTTTTGCCGACGCCATCATGATGCGTAGCCAGCAAGCACTCGCTTCTGCTGGCGAGGCTGGGTTCCTACCGCCTCACCACTATGATCAAATCTTCACCGCTCATGGCGTCATCATGATTTTCTTCATGGCGATGCCTTTTGTGGTGGGCTTAATGAACGTGGTTGTACCGCTACAAATCGGTGCTCGTGACGTTGCCTTCCCGTTCCTGAACTCACTGAGCTTCTGGTTCTTCGTCGTCGGGGTGGTGTTAATCAACATCTCTCTGGGGGTCGGTGAATTCGCGCAAACTGGCTGGCTGGCCTATCCGCCGCTGTCCGGTAAAGAGTACAACCCAGGTGTCGGGGTCGATTACTGGATCTGGAGTCTACAGATTTCCGGTTTGGGCACCTTGCTGACCGGTGTTAACTTCTTCGCCACTATCTTGAAGATGCGCGCACCTGGCATGTCAATGATGAAGATGCCGGTCTTCACATGGGCGGCACTTTGTACCAACATTTTAATTATCGTCTCTTTCCCGATTCTGACAGTCACCGTCGCGTTACTGACCCTGGATCGTTACCTTGGCACCCATTTCTTTACCAATGATATGGGTGGCAACATGATGATGTACATCAACCTGATCTGGGCCTGGGGCCATCCGGAAGTGTACATTCTGGTCCTGCCAGTATTCGGCGTGTTCTCCGAAGTGACTGCGACCTTCTCAAGAAAACGGCTGTTTGGTTACACCTCACTCGTTTGGGCAACCATCGCGATTACCGTCCTGTCGTTTATCGTTTGGCTACACCACTTCTTTACCATGGGGTCCGGTGCCAACGTTAACGCCTTCTTCGGTATTGCCACGATGATCATTTCCATCCCGACAGGGGTGAAGATATTCAACTGGTTGTTCACCATGTACCAAGGCCGAATTCAGCTTAACTCCGCAATGCTGTGGACTGTTGGTTTCATTATCACCTTCTCTATCGGTGGCATGACCGGTGTTCTGCTGGCCGTTCCGGGGGCAAACTTTGTTCTGCATAACAGCCTGTTCCTGATTGCACACTTCCACAACGTGATTATTGGTGGTGTGGTATTCGGTTGCTTCGCTGGCCTGACCTACTGGTGGCCTAAGTCCTTCGGCTTTACGCTGAATGAGAAATGGGGCATCCGTGCATTCTGGTTCTGGATCATCGGCTTCTTCGTTGCCTTTATGCCGCTGTACGTACTGGGCTTTATGGGTATGACCCGCCGTTTGAGCCAAGATATCAATCCAGAATTCCACCCGATGTTAATGGTGGCCGCTGGCGGTGCAGCACTGATTGCATGCGGTATCTTGTGTCAGGTTATTCAGGTCTTCGTCAGTATCCGTGATCGCGAACAGAATCGTGATCTGACTGGTGACCCATGGGGTGGCCGTACGCTGGAGTGGTCTACCTCCTCTCCACCGCCGTTCTATAACTTCGCTGTTGTGCCTGTCGTGACTGATCGTGACGAATTCTGGGACATGAAAGAGAAAGGTGAAGCTTATAAACGCCCGGCGAAATACGAAGAGATCCACATGCCGAGAAACACCGGTGCAGGTGTGATTATTGCTGGCTTCAGCTTGATCTTCGGCTTTGCCATGATCTGGTATATCTGGTGGCTGGCCATTGTTGGCTTCGTCGGCATGATTGTGACCTGGATTGTGAAAAGCTTCGACGAGGATGTTGATTACTATGTGCCGGTTGCAGAAGTTGAGCGCATTGAAGATCTTCATCATGAACAAATCAGCAAAGCAGGCGTGAATCATGTCAACTGA
- the cyoA gene encoding cytochrome o ubiquinol oxidase subunit II, which translates to MRLKKYIKNMGMLSLFAATVMLSGCDMVLMNPKGAIGVEQKTLILTAIGLMLIVVVPVIFMAFAFAWKYRASNKSATYTPNWSHSNKIELVVWAVPIIIIAILATITWKTSHELDPFKPLEVAGKEPITIEVVSLDWKWLFIYPEQGIATVNELAFPTDVPVNFKITSNSVMNSFFIPQLGGQIYAMAGMQTKLHLIANEAGKYNGISSSFSGKGFSGMKFTAIATPTQEEFNQWVAQVKKSPNTLNTTDDFNKLAEPSENNPVEYFSSVKPELFKGIIGKFMGDMNMHQKGDDTHKGMDMSQGMDMGEHAAHAGAEE; encoded by the coding sequence ATGAGACTTAAGAAATACATTAAAAATATGGGTATGTTGTCTTTATTTGCAGCCACGGTAATGCTTAGTGGTTGCGATATGGTATTGATGAATCCCAAAGGCGCAATCGGAGTCGAGCAAAAAACACTGATACTTACTGCTATCGGTTTAATGTTGATCGTCGTGGTTCCGGTTATTTTTATGGCGTTCGCTTTTGCATGGAAGTATCGCGCATCCAACAAAAGTGCGACCTACACCCCAAACTGGTCCCATTCCAACAAAATTGAGCTTGTTGTATGGGCTGTTCCAATCATTATCATCGCTATTTTGGCGACGATAACCTGGAAAACCTCTCACGAACTTGACCCGTTCAAACCGCTTGAAGTGGCAGGCAAAGAGCCTATTACCATTGAAGTGGTTTCCCTTGACTGGAAATGGCTGTTTATCTATCCAGAACAAGGTATTGCTACAGTAAATGAACTAGCGTTCCCTACTGATGTTCCGGTGAACTTTAAAATCACCTCTAACTCAGTAATGAACTCGTTCTTTATCCCTCAGTTAGGCGGGCAGATCTATGCGATGGCCGGGATGCAAACCAAGCTGCATCTGATTGCCAACGAAGCCGGTAAATACAATGGTATTTCCAGCAGCTTCAGCGGTAAGGGCTTCTCTGGTATGAAATTCACTGCGATTGCAACACCAACGCAGGAAGAATTCAACCAGTGGGTCGCACAGGTGAAAAAATCGCCGAACACCCTAAATACCACTGACGATTTCAATAAACTGGCTGAACCGAGTGAAAATAATCCGGTTGAGTATTTCTCCAGTGTTAAACCGGAGCTGTTTAAAGGGATTATTGGCAAATTTATGGGCGATATGAACATGCACCAGAAAGGCGATGATACCCATAAAGGTATGGATATGAGCCAGGGCATGGATATGGGCGAACACGCCGCTCACGCCGGAGCCGAGGAATAA
- a CDS encoding outer membrane protein OmpK: protein MRKTLIGAIALATVTLAPAAQAEYQWGFGNISMNYLDWTRSTTHKSGNSSHKDDFAYIELEGGAGYSWGEIYGFFDLENPFNSKTAQPGDNQRYTFKTTGRYYLGDTGFNLYGHIYGTYSLPSAEGNDYSNFHEVNTLYGIGYNATVAGVWMKPFVALHYVDQTYYSGNNGYVVGWVAGYDFTAFDEKFSITNWNELEFNRAERYAAGNGGRNGVNGAIALWWTPIKQFTTGIQYRYAYNKLGEDFLQDGIIYSIKYNF from the coding sequence ATGCGTAAAACTCTTATCGGCGCTATCGCGCTGGCCACGGTCACTTTGGCTCCCGCCGCACAAGCTGAATACCAGTGGGGTTTCGGTAACATCAGCATGAACTATCTTGACTGGACCCGAAGTACTACGCATAAATCAGGTAACTCCTCGCATAAAGACGACTTTGCTTATATCGAGTTGGAAGGTGGTGCAGGTTATAGCTGGGGCGAGATCTACGGCTTCTTCGATTTAGAAAATCCGTTCAATTCCAAAACGGCGCAACCGGGTGACAACCAACGTTACACTTTCAAAACCACCGGTCGCTACTATCTGGGTGACACCGGCTTCAATCTGTATGGTCACATTTATGGCACCTACTCGCTGCCAAGCGCTGAAGGCAACGATTACAGTAACTTCCACGAAGTGAACACGCTGTATGGTATCGGCTATAACGCAACAGTGGCTGGCGTGTGGATGAAACCTTTCGTGGCACTGCACTATGTTGACCAGACCTATTACTCAGGTAATAACGGTTATGTTGTGGGCTGGGTTGCAGGTTATGACTTTACCGCGTTTGATGAGAAATTTAGCATCACCAACTGGAACGAACTGGAATTCAACCGTGCAGAGCGCTATGCCGCAGGCAACGGTGGCCGTAATGGGGTTAACGGTGCCATCGCACTTTGGTGGACACCGATTAAACAATTTACCACCGGTATTCAGTACCGTTACGCGTATAACAAGTTGGGTGAAGACTTTTTACAAGACGGTATTATTTACTCAATTAAATATAATTTCTAA